The segment AAGATCAGGGTTTATGTTCATGGCCCCATCTGTTACAAAGAGAAGACGATCCAGTGAGCTGCTTTCAAGAACGTTGACATGGCTCATGATCTTCCCGGTTCGCAGGCCCACTTCTCTGTCCAGAACTCCCCTCAAAAAGTCATCGGTGTGGACCATCCCCTTCATTAGGATATCTGCTCTGTTACTGCTTACAAGTTCAACTGATTTTTTAATGGCCTTAAGATTGTTTGGTTCATTAAATATTTTGTCCTTTTGAATATCAAATCCATTATCTTCTGCTATTTCAATTATCTGCCTTTTATTTCCGACTAAAATATAATCTGCCATATCTAATTTTTGAGCTTTTATAACAGCTTCAAGAACAGTTGGATCCTGGGCCACGGCCACAGAGATCTGTTTTTTTGGATATGATTTAATCTTTTCAAAGACCTGCCTGAAATTGGTTATCAATTTCATTTTCCCCCAAATGTATTTACGGAAATTTCATTTCAGATGCGTAAAATTTTTACATGAACCACAAAAAAAATTGTTCCATGGATCTAGGTTTACACCATTCCCCTAGAATGAAGGTTCAAAACCTAATTTATTAAAATAGCTATGTATATTATGATATTTAATTTTAGTAGTTTTAAATGGATTTTTAGGTAAAAATCAAATACCATGCATTATAATATAGATTAAAATAAAGATTTAACCAAATTATGGATACAATATGAAGGGAGAAAAATAGCTGCTTGGAGGTGAAAATATGGTTTTAGGGATTGCTGATCCGTGGATATGGAGTGGTTACATTCTTTGCATACTTGCAACTGTACTATGTGTAGTTTATGGTATATTGAACTGGAATAAGGGTGATGAAGAAGAAACCACCTGATTTTTATCGTTCATTTTTTATTATACATCTTATTATTATTTTCAATTAATAAACAGGGTCTTCAAACTGTTCTAAATCATATTTAAAACTTTTTATTCAAAATTTGAATTATCATGGCCCAAAAAAAATCATTGTTGATCTGCCTCTTGATCTGGTAACAGATGAAGTTGATTTGGATATAATAATATAAGATTCCCATGCCCAATATTTCCCACATCCTTCAATCGGAAAGTTTAGAAACTATAAGTACCCATAAGATCATTTAAAAGATATATATTAGAGAGTTGCAGCAATAACTCCATAGTTCATATTTTAACTGCAACTTCAGTTTAGAGGTGATATCATGAGAATAATTGAAGAGATCATTGGAAAGGAAGTTCTGGATAGTTCTGCAGTCATAATTGGAAAGGTAAAGGATGTTGAAGTTAACATAGAAAACAGGACAATTGAAGCATTCATACTTGGAAAAGGAGGAATATCTGAAAGTATTGGAATTTCCAAGGGTGAGACAATAGTCCCATACGACATGATAAAACAGATAGGGGACAAAATACTCCTTAAAAATGGCTCTGAAGAGAGTGAATTTGATATAATCTAATTTGATGCAGTTAAATTTGATGAATTGAGATGGTGTTTCTTGTGGAGGTAACAGGCATCTGCAGCATATGTGGAAGGGCAGGTAAGATGTACACATGTTCCCTTTGCGGGGCAATAGTATGTGGTAACTGCTACGATATTGAAAATGGAATCTGTAAGCCATGCAAGGGAAGAGGTAAATCCATACACAAGGATACCACCAATTTATGAGGCTTTCGGATCAAATTAAAACAATCCTCAGAAACTATCAGATAAAATTCAGTGAGTGAGAACAATGAAAGACAAAAAACAGGAATTAATAACTCTTTTAAAGGAAAATGAAGTCATAAAATTTGGAAAATTCACTCTTTCATCAGGTAAAGAGAGTGATTACTACGTGGACATGAAAAGAGCAGTTACAAACCCTGAGATACTCTCTAAAGTTGCTGAAATAATATCTGAAAAAATTGAGGGGTTTGGTGTGGATAAAGTAGCAGGTCCTGCCCTTGGAGCTGTACCCATTGCTACAGCGGTTTCATTAAATGCAAAAATGCCTTTACTAATGATAAGAAAGGAAAAAAAGGGATATGGTACTTCTAAATTGATTGAAGGTGACTTGGAAGAGGGAGATTCAATCGTCGTTGTTGAGGATGTGACCACAACAGGCAAATCCCTTTTAAAAGCAATTGATGCTATCGAAAATAACAAAGGCGTTATAAAACGGGCTTTTGTGGTGGTTGACCGCAGTGAAGGTGCTTTGCAGAACTTTGAAAATAAGGGAATAAAATTAGAGCCTCTTCTATCCATAGAAGATTTCAATAAATGAAAATAAAGGAAATGAATTAATTATTCTGTCCTTTATTATTCTTCTGCTTTTTATTATTGGTTTGCTTTTGTTTTGAGTTTTTAACAGTTTTAGTTGTTGTTTTTGTAGTCATTTTAAGAAGCAATCCTTCTTTAATTGATACCTTGTGTTCAAGTGCTGCTTCCCTTTTTACAAAGCTCGTGATCTGCCCATCACAGCCTGTGACTGTTGAATTCTGTTTAAATGCCTCTATTTCACTGTTCAAACTCTTAGCTTGTCTTTCAAACTGATCTAACGCATTTAAAAGACCTTTTGCCTTTGCATTACTTCCGTAAGTTGCTTTCAAACTTTCTATTTTGGCTATCAGTGATGTTAATTTACTCTGAGTGTCTGTTAGGGTCTGAAGTTGTTGTGATGATAGTGTGGTGTTGCTGGTGTTGTTCAGGGTACTGTTATCTGAAACAGAACTGTTGTTAGTTGAAATATTTGTGGAGTTGGTTGTGGCGTTTAAAGCTTGTGTTATCTCATCTGCAAAAATAGGTACCATTAAAGCTGCACTTAAAACTGCAACCATTAAAATAATTGATATTTTTCGCACAGATCTCACCTCATAATTAGTTATAACTTCAAATTTGTTATTTAAATATATAAAGCTTTTTAAGGACTATATTTTAAAAAATAATATGTTTCTGCATTATGTGATAATTTTAAACTGCTATAAAACCTTTGAGTGAAATTTTTGTGAGTAAATTCACAAAAAAAATCGTAGTGTCAATGGTTTAAAAATTAATTTTTAAGGGATCAAACAATTTCCTTAACTTAAAAAAGAGTAAATCTATATTAAATGTAATTATTCCCTTAAATGTTTGACAAGATGTCCAAGTTCCGGTACAATTATCTTTAAGCCGGTTTTAACTGCATTTGGAGAGCCTGGCATTGAAACGATCACGGTGTTTTTATAAATCCCTGCAGTAGCTCGGCTCATAATTGCACCGGTTCCAAGCTCTTTATAGGATTCATACCTGAATATTTCCCCGAAGCCTGGGAGTTCCTTTTCAAAAAGGGGTTTTAAAGTTTCAATAGTTATATCCCGAGGACCTATACCAGTTCCACCTGTTGTTATTATTACTTCAGCATGATCATCTTGAATCATTCCTTCAACTGAGGATACAAGAAGTTCTGCATCATCTGGTATCACCTCATAACCAACAAGCTGATTCTTCTTTTTGATTGAATCTACTATGAGTCTTCCAGACAGATCTGTGTCTTCATAATTCTGCAGATCTCTGTACTTAGAATCGCTGAGTGTTAAAACTGCAGCTTTAACAGATTTTGGTGCTTTTTTCTTGTGAGTTTCCATACTTTCGCTTTTCATCCTTTCACCAGGTTTAAAATGCTTTTTTTCAAAAAAATTCTTATAAACATTTTTTGAATTGATCTTATGTTCCATGAGTTATGTAATTAATTAATTTTTTTCTCTTGGCACAGATCATAAGGGAAACCTATAAAAATTCATGATCATGGGTTAAATAAGTTTAAAATAAGTTTTTAGAAGGAGGATTTATGATTTCAGGGAATATTACTGGGAAAAGAATTAACCCTGTTATACTGTAAACATCGATATGTTTGTTATTAATTCCTTTTTTAAATCTCAAATCTTAAAACTAATACAAAAATATAAAAAGTTCAAAAAAACTGTTTTTAATATTATCAATGATGGGGAGGGCATTAGGTCCAAATCGGAGGCGGTTAATTTTCTTTGCGAAAAAATTAAGAGGAGTCTAATTTTGCCCTCCCTCAACGCTAATTTATGGTTTTCATAACATAAAAACCTTTTGAACCCAAGGCCTTTGAATTTAAACCAAGCATTTAAACCAATTCAAAGAACAAAAAAACTGATTAAAACACTTTTTTTCTATTTTAACTATTTTCTATTAGGATACAGTTAATATAAATACCTAAAGGGAGATAATAGAGATTATATGAAAAATAAGATATTTGTTCTGGATGCTTCGGCTATCATAGGTGGATTTTACTCAAAAAAATCGGCTAATTTCACAACCCCTGATGTTATATCTGAAATTAAAGATTTAAAGTCAAAAATATTGCTTCAATCTGCTATTGAAGATGGATGCATTGAAATCAAAGATCCAGATCATGATGCTCTTAAAAGCTTGGAAACAGTTTTAAATGAATCAGGAGATATTTTAAGGCTTTCTGAAGTTGATAAAAATATTGTGGCACTGGCAATTACCCTTAAAGATCAGGGATACGAGCCTACACTTGTAACGGATGATTACTCAATGCAGAATATTCTTAAAATCATTGAAATTCCTTATAGAAGTGTTTTAACCCGTGGAATAAAGGATGTGATTGGATGGGTAAAGATATGCAAGGGATGTAAAAAGAAATACCCTCCAGAGTATGGTATGGATGAATGTGAAATATGTGGCTCCAGAATCATCCGAAAAAGGGTTAAAAAGTCATGATGAGGGTTTGATCTGAACCAACTTTAAAACACGTTTAAAAACTCACTAATAAATTTTTGCATTAAACTTAAACTTTTGCATTGTATCTGAGTTATTCATTTGCATTAAATTCTATAGCTCTGATCAAAGTTGATATTATCCATTTAAAACTGTCTTTTTTTGAATTGATTTGGTATTAACAATAGTGGTATTAACAGTAGTTTTTAAAATAAAAGTTGAAGTAATCTAAATCTTTCTTATGGGATCATTTTATGAGTATTTTTTTTTGATGCTATTTTTCAAACCTTTGTAGATAATTATAAAAACCCCAGGATCCTAAGTGGTATCTTGATGAAGATTGGAGTAGTAGTTCACGGACCTCAAATGCTGGATTCAGGATACGCAGAAAAAATAATGGATATTTTAGGGAGTTATGGGGAAGTAAGGGCCAGATTAGGTGGTACTATGGGTAGAACTGCTGTTATTGATGCCAAACTTGAGAAAAAGATAGACATCACCCAAAAACTTCTGCCAAGCCAGTCAATCAACAAGTTCCTTGATGAAGACGTTGATATCATATTCCTCCTGAACTATGGAAAATCCAGTGTAACAGGCCATGCATTTGGATACAAGGTTTCAAAAAGGGCTAAAACAAATTATGGTTCTAAATACACTTCTAATATTCCATTGATACAGATAGAAAGACCTGGGGAATCTGATGGGAGTGTTGTGCCATGGGATCCTGAGCTTTCAGATCTTGCAGTGGAAATAGCCGATGCATTACGCCTTAAAACTGTAACGCCGGAATCAATAAAGAGGGAGATGAAGGATAAAACTAAATGCACCCTAAAAACTCATGAAGAAAACACTGAAGTCCAGAGGAAGGTTGCAGGTGTTTCTCCAGATGAGAACATATTCCTCAATGGAATTGTTGTGGGCAGGTCAAAATCATCTGACATCACCCTAGTTGCTGAAAACGGTGTTTTAATCAGTATAATTGGTGGGCAGCTTAAAAAACACGGTGTTGAAAAGCTCGGCAAAGTTGACCTTGAAAACGCCATAGTCAAAACAGGACTCCTCCGACGATCCAGAGTACAACCTCGCGTATTAAAATCGGATAAAAGCAACCCTAAGCTTAAGGTTACCTACCTTGATCATGCTGCAGAGGATGTCTACAGTTTGAAGGATTCTGATATTGTTGTAACTGTTGGTGATGATACAACACTCGTTGCTGCAGATATACTCTACAGATTCAACGTTCCAATCATAGGCATCACAGATGGGGATCTGGACAGGGTTGTTGAGGAGGGATTCAAGACCCGGGGTTCCATGGTTGTTGAAGTTGAAAGTGGTTGGGATGATATTATTGGCAAAAAAATCTTTTCTAAACTTTTCAATGGCCAAAAAACCATAGAAATAATGGATATAGAAAATTTTAAGGGGGAAATAATACAGATAATACGCAGTACAACAACCTCCTACAAAATATTATGAGTTCAGGTATGTCTGAATATTTTTCACAAGTATGTCTGAATATTTTCACAAAATTTTGGACAAGATATATCAATCCTAAAAATATGATCCAACTTACTATTTTTAAAATAGAATTTAAGATACAAATTTAAAGAAATTTAAATGATAAAATTCTTTAATATGTACTTAGGATAAATTAATTTAGATAAAATTTGTCAAAAAAATTTTTTAAATAATCATTCACATGCAAGTTTAACATAAAATAAAAATAAAAAGTTAAGTAGCTGATAAGAACCAATACTCAAATAAAAACCACTGTTTATATAAAAAAAGATGTTGATTGATTTCATCATGATTAAATCAAAAATTATTGTTTAATTCAATAAAATCGGGGGCATGGAATTTGGATTTAAAATCTCTCGTTGATTCTATAAGAAATTTTGAAGGTATCACACGTAAGAATCTAATAAAGGATGTTACAGGACCTCTTAATAAAACCTACAACATAGCTGGAAGAACAGTTCTGGGTTTTGGGGATGATGCATCTGCAATAGATATTGGGAACAACACCCTGCTTTTAATGGCCGCAGATGGAATGTGGGGAAAACTCATGGAAGCAGACCCATGGTGGACTGGCTACTGTTCAGTGCTTGTCAATGTCAACGATATTGCAGCAATGGGCGGAATACCAATGGGAATGACAAACGTTCTTTCAATGAACAACAAAAACATATGCAAGGAAATAATGGAAGGAATAAATGCCGGTGTTGAAAAATTTGGAGTACCCATGGTTGGGGGACACTTCCATCCTGACACACCATACAATGCCCTTGATGTTTCAATAACGGGCATAGTGGGTCGTGATGATCCAATAACAAGCTGCGGAGCAGAAGTAGGTGACAAGGTCATATTTGCAATAGATCTGGACGGTAAAAAACACCCAAAGTTCCCACTGAACTGGGACACGACCACCTTCAAAACACCGGAGCTAGTACAGGCACAGATAAAGGTTATGAACGATATTGCTAAAAAGCACCTTGTAACTGCAGGAAGAGATATAAGTAATCCTGGAGCTATTGGAACCCTTGGAATGCTCCTTGAAGCATCAGGTGCAGGTGCAAGGGTTGAACTTGAAAGCATCCCAAGAAATGAGACAGTGCCCTGGGATGAATGGCTCAAACTTTACCCTGGATCCGGCTTTGTACTAACAGCCCGGGAAGAAAATGTTGATGAAGCCATTGAAATGCTTGAAGCTGTGAACATCACTTCAAATGTTGCAGGTGAGATTATTGAAGATAAAAAGCTTCATTTAACTTACGATGATCAAGAAGAGATGGTTTTTGATTTCACTAAGGACAGGATAATGGGGATCAAGGAAAAAAGGTCTTAAAAGATATAATGGTGAATTAGATGATAAAATAACTGTATTGTGAGGCGATTATATGCTTGTAAAGGTCAATGGGGAAGATTTAGAACTTCCTGAGGGGTCAACAGTAAAGGATGCAATAGACTCTTCAGGCGCACCCTACATTGAAGGCTGTGTGCTTGGAGTCATAAAGGGCAAGGAAGAAATTGAAAGACACGTGAATAAGTACAGCATCAAAACAAGTAGGGGAAGCATAATAATCGAACTCCTACCTGAAGGTTCCAAAAGCCTTGTAAACTCATGGAAAAAGTATTACAAAGAATTTGGAAACCTCAGGATAAGATGGACAACATCAAACGAGGTTTCACTTGGCCCTGTAAAAACGGATCTCAAACCCAGCAGGGAAGAATACAGGTACAATAGATGGGATGTTATTTTAAGCCTTTCAGGATTCACTGCAGATTCCACCCACATAATATTCAGCAAAACAAAGCATGATGCAGTTTATGGAGCTCCTGAAGAGAATAAAGGAGTTTTTGCAAGGGTTGTTGGTGGTAAAAAAACCATAATGGAACTCACAGATGATGACAGGGTTATGGAAGTTAAACCCGTGCTTGAAAGGGAGAGCACAGTGAAGAGTGCAACCATCACAGACCTGAACACACCCCTATCAGATGGAAACGAAGTATTCACCTACGTACTCATAAAACCAACAGAAAAATCTCCAGAATCAGTAGAACACCTTTTTGCAGTCTTAGAGAAGGAAAAACTCACTGTGGATTATGAATCTGATTCATTCGTGGGATTCTATGGTTTACAGGGTCTTGAAAGAAATCCTGAATATGTGGATCAGAGAAGAAGGGGAACAGTAACCCTCAGAAACAGGGGTGCTGGTGTGGGACGTATCTATGTTTACAGGGAGGACAGGGTTTCAACCCCGGCCCACACAGTTGTTGGCAAGGTTCAAAGGGGAATGCAGTTAATTGACATGGTGAATTATGGAGATTACATTGCCTTAAAAACAGATGTTGATAGAATAATGACACTCTCCATGACTCAGGGTGATGCAGAAGAATTTTTAGCATCAAATGGGGTGGAACAGGTGCGTGAAGGACTTACTGATGATGATGCCCTAATTGTGGGTCAGGATCCCCTGTTCACCATGGACATAATGGGTCAGAAGAAAGTTAAAACCTTCGCAGTTCCAAAAGAGAACATAATACAAATGGAATTTGATGAGAAAGCCCCAAGATCCTCATGGTACTTCAAGAAGATCACAGGCCTTCTGGATTCACCAGTGGGATCCCTTAAGGTTCACTTTGCCTTCCCTGGAATGAAGGTGATGATGTTCGAGGGAGACAGCAAACAATCCAAGGGACTCATACCTGAAAACGTTCCAAGGGACTGTGTTAAGGCAGGACAGATAGGTCTGACCAATATGTCAAGACGCCACATTGGAATCTTGGGGGTTCGATTTGAGGACAACGATGAATTTGGACCTACAGGAGAACCCTTTGGAGGAACAAATATTGTGGGGAATATTTTAAAGGGAATGGAAAATCTTGAAAAAGTTAAGGATGGAGAGACTGTTTATGTCACAACAAAAAAACTCTGAAGTCAATCCTAAATTTGAAGTTGTTCCTGAAGATTCAAAGAACCCTGAAAGTTCCAAGGTTACAAGAATGATTATACTGGGGCCATCTGCAAGCATAAGCCAAACAGAACTTGTTGGAAAACTACACATGATGGAACTTCCCCTGACCATAAAATCAACCTGCTACGGGGCCATTGTTAACGGTGAAGAAAAGTACGTTAAGCAGGCAGTTGAAAAGATAAGAAAACTAGACTACTGCAACATATTCACCAAAGACAGGGGATTTCCACCAGGAGACCCTAGAAGATGCAGGGCTAAAAGGGGTGCTGCAAGGGAAGGATACCATCAGCTTGAAAAGGAATTTGAACTCCTCGACTTTGTAAGTGAGGCCCTTAAAAATCCTGAAAAGGTTTGTATAGAAAAACCCAAGAAGGTACCTGTTGAACTATTCAAAAAAGTTTGTAGGGAGTGTGAAAAATGAAAATAACAGCATCATCAACTGCAGGGGAAATAACACCCCTAGCACTGGCAATCCATGAGATCGCAAGCGGGCTTCCAGTAACCATGCGAACAAAAAATGTTCCAGGTGTTCGTATAGAAGATGGTGAAGTTATTGATGACAACTACACAGGCCCCATACTTGAAAAAGTTTTGGTGGATGGAAAAAAATCCCGAGAAACACCTAAAACAGGCCCTTACACAGGCATGCCTGTACTGGTTGTTCCTTTAAAGGAAGAAGGAGAAGTTATCTGTGTAATAGGTGTTGTTGATATAACAAAAGGAATTTACAGTGATATAATGCATATAACCAGAAGACCTGGAGAGATAAAACCAGAAATGTCCAAGGGGGAGTTCTATTGAAAATAGCAGTATTTCCACCTAACTCACTTATATTAGCAGACCTCGTTGAGAGAAAGGGACATGAAGCCCTAGTACTGCAGAAGGAAATAAGGAAAAAGGTAACGGATGTTGAAATAGATTCACCACCCCTGAACATAACAGAGGAAGAACCTATAAAGGGTCTTAAATACGCAGCCATAGAAGTGCCCTCTGGTGTCAGGGGAAGAATGGCAATATTCGGGCCGTTGATAGATGAAGCAGAGGCAGCCATAATAATGGAAGATGCACCCTTTGGATTTGGATGCATAGGATGTGCAAGAACCAACGAACTATCAATGTTCTGCCTCAGAAAACGGGGAATACCAACCCTGGAACTCAAATATCCAAAATCAAGGGAAGAAACAATAGAAGTTGTTAACAAGATAAACACATTTTTAGACGGGCTGGAGGAAGAAAATGGTTAAGATAGCTCAGATATCCTGTGGAACAGACTACAGTGGTGTTCAAAAAGAAATAGAAAAGGCAGCTGCAACTTTCGGATCCGAGATAATCATTCCAGAGGCTGATCTTGACTACATAGATGAGGCCTATGAAAAATTTGGATTCAACGCTGCAAGCTCAGGAATAAGACTGATGATAGCAAGGGCAATGTCCATAGTAGAGGGAAAAACAGATGCAGATGCAGTTTTCATAGCAACCTGCTTCAGATGTGCAGAGGGAGCCCTTGTAAGAAATGAGCTCAGACGTTTCATACAGCAGAACACACATCTACCAGTTGTAACCTACTCATTCACAGAGAGAACCAAGGCAGACGAACTCTTCATAAGAATGGAAGCCCTTTCAACCATAGTTGCAAGAAAGAGTTTGCTTGCACGTGAAAAACAGGAAGGTCTTACCATAGGTATAGATTCAGGTTCAACCACAACCAAAGTTGTGCTCATGGAGAACAACAAGATAATAGGAACAGGCTGGCTCCCAACAGGGGATGTTATTGAAACAGCCAACACTGGAATGGATCAGGCCTTTGAAGGTACAGGGTACAAACTGGAGGATGTTGATGGGGTTGGAGTAACAGGTTATGGAAGATTAACCATAGGACACCACATGAATGCAGCACTCATTCAGGAAGAGCTCAGTGTCAATGCAAAGGGTGCTGTGTTCCTTGCAGGTCATCAGAGGGGAGAAGCCACTGTACTGGACATAGGGGGTATGGACAACAAGGTCATAACAGTCAACGACGGCATACCTGACAACTTCACAATGGGGGGAATATGTGCAGGTGCATCTGGAAGATTCCTTGAAATGACAGCCAGAAGATTGGGTGTTGACATAACCGAGCTTGGACCCCTTGCACTCAAGGGAAACCATATGAAAGCTCAGCTCAACAGTTACTGTATAGTTTTCGGTATACAGGACCTTGTAACTTCACTTGCAGCAGGAGGCCGTAAAGAGGATGTTGCATCAGCAGCATGTTTCTCAGTTGCAGAGCAGGTCTATGAACAGCAGCTCCAGGAGATAGATGTCAGGGAACCGCTCATCCAGGTGGGGGGAACTTCACTCATAGGCGGGCTTGTTGATGCTGTGAGCACCATACTTGGAGGGATAGATGTTATCGTCCCGGAATACTCCCAGTACATTGGGGCTGTAGGTGCAGCACTTCTGGTATCTGGTTTAACCAAGAAATGAGGCCATAAAAATGAAGGTTGAATGCTACGATGAAAATGGGGCAGAAGTCTACGAGATGATCGCAAGACACATACTCCAGGAAGTACAGGTTTCCCGTGCTGTGAAGGATTTAAACATCTACGTTGATCCAAGGGAACCAGTTTTTATAATAGTTGTGAGATTTGAAAAGGCAGCAAACCCCATTCTTCTTGAAGACTTTGCAGACCACGAACTTGATAGTAAAGCCAATGAACTCTTCATAAGGATCAGGGATGAAACCTACCTACCTGATCTCCTTAAAAAACTATGGGAAATTGAGGGAAGAAACAAGGTACATCAGCCCAGCAGGTTTGAGGTCATAATAGATGATCCTAAATCTGATTTTAAGGAAATGATTGTTCGTGATCCTCAAGAGGATATGAAAAAGAAGGTATATGATGCAATGTTTCGAATAATTCCTGAGGGCTTCAGGGTTATAGAACATAAAAATGATGGAGATATCCTTGCAATGACATGTTCTGATAGTTTAATTAAAAAAGAATGGCTTGATAAGACAGATGAAATGATAGAGGAGATGAAGGAATAGTTTTAAATCCATAATTTTCCCATCATTTATACGGGTTTTAAATCTAAAAATAAGAGATTATAGGATATGTAAATGTCTTAAAAATCTGTCTTAAAAATGCAAACATTTTATAAATATTTTATAAAAAAAGTCATGTTTATTTGCAGAAAATATTCATTGAATAAGTATAAATAAGTTAAATAGTAAGTTAAACACTTATAAAATAAACAATTGTTATGAAGAATTGATAAATTATAATTCTGAATAAATTGGACTGAAACTTTTAATTTAATTCCTTATTCCCATTTGGAGGAACTAAAAATGAACGAATCAAAGTTTGCCCATATAACCAAGGTGCATCCGTGCTTCAACGAAAAGATGCATGACAAAGTAGGAAGAATACACGTCCCAATAGCTCCTAAATGTAATATTCAATGTGGATTTTGTACAAGGGAAATAAATAAATGTGAACAACGTCCCGGAGTTGCATCACGGGTTATGACAGTTGATGAGGCAGTTGAACACGTTAGAAAAGTAACATCTGAAATGCCAATAGCAGTTGTGGGTGTTGCAGGACCTGGAGATGCCCTATTCAATGAGGCAACCTTTGAATTCTTCAAACGCATGGACAAGGAATTCCCTGAACTCATAAAATGCATGAGCACAAACGGCCTCCTCCTGCCAGATAAAGCCGATGAAATTGCTGACATACATATAAACTCAGTCACAGTTACAGTCAATGCAATAGACCCTGAAATTGGGAGTAAAATTTATTCCAATGTATTTTACAATGGAAAACTCTACGAGGGTAAAGAAGCCTTTGAAATACTCTCCAAAAACCAGCTTGAAGGTATAAAAAAGCTGGCTGAAAGAGGAGTGGTTGTTAAGGTCAACGCAGTTTTAATACCTGGATTGAATGATAAACACATCATAGACATAGCCCACAAGGTTAAAGAACAGGGAGCATCGC is part of the Methanobacterium aggregans genome and harbors:
- a CDS encoding symporter small accessory protein translates to MVLGIADPWIWSGYILCILATVLCVVYGILNWNKGDEEETT
- a CDS encoding PRC-barrel domain-containing protein produces the protein MRIIEEIIGKEVLDSSAVIIGKVKDVEVNIENRTIEAFILGKGGISESIGISKGETIVPYDMIKQIGDKILLKNGSEESEFDII
- a CDS encoding orotate phosphoribosyltransferase encodes the protein MVFLVEVTGICSICGRAGKMYTCSLCGAIVCGNCYDIENGICKPCKGRGKSIHKDTTNL
- the pyrE gene encoding orotate phosphoribosyltransferase — its product is MKDKKQELITLLKENEVIKFGKFTLSSGKESDYYVDMKRAVTNPEILSKVAEIISEKIEGFGVDKVAGPALGAVPIATAVSLNAKMPLLMIRKEKKGYGTSKLIEGDLEEGDSIVVVEDVTTTGKSLLKAIDAIENNKGVIKRAFVVVDRSEGALQNFENKGIKLEPLLSIEDFNK
- a CDS encoding MogA/MoaB family molybdenum cofactor biosynthesis protein produces the protein MKSESMETHKKKAPKSVKAAVLTLSDSKYRDLQNYEDTDLSGRLIVDSIKKKNQLVGYEVIPDDAELLVSSVEGMIQDDHAEVIITTGGTGIGPRDITIETLKPLFEKELPGFGEIFRYESYKELGTGAIMSRATAGIYKNTVIVSMPGSPNAVKTGLKIIVPELGHLVKHLRE
- a CDS encoding ribonuclease VapC, yielding MKNKIFVLDASAIIGGFYSKKSANFTTPDVISEIKDLKSKILLQSAIEDGCIEIKDPDHDALKSLETVLNESGDILRLSEVDKNIVALAITLKDQGYEPTLVTDDYSMQNILKIIEIPYRSVLTRGIKDVIGWVKICKGCKKKYPPEYGMDECEICGSRIIRKRVKKS
- a CDS encoding DUF2117 domain-containing protein, with protein sequence MKIGVVVHGPQMLDSGYAEKIMDILGSYGEVRARLGGTMGRTAVIDAKLEKKIDITQKLLPSQSINKFLDEDVDIIFLLNYGKSSVTGHAFGYKVSKRAKTNYGSKYTSNIPLIQIERPGESDGSVVPWDPELSDLAVEIADALRLKTVTPESIKREMKDKTKCTLKTHEENTEVQRKVAGVSPDENIFLNGIVVGRSKSSDITLVAENGVLISIIGGQLKKHGVEKLGKVDLENAIVKTGLLRRSRVQPRVLKSDKSNPKLKVTYLDHAAEDVYSLKDSDIVVTVGDDTTLVAADILYRFNVPIIGITDGDLDRVVEEGFKTRGSMVVEVESGWDDIIGKKIFSKLFNGQKTIEIMDIENFKGEIIQIIRSTTTSYKIL
- a CDS encoding methanogenesis marker 2 protein encodes the protein MDLKSLVDSIRNFEGITRKNLIKDVTGPLNKTYNIAGRTVLGFGDDASAIDIGNNTLLLMAADGMWGKLMEADPWWTGYCSVLVNVNDIAAMGGIPMGMTNVLSMNNKNICKEIMEGINAGVEKFGVPMVGGHFHPDTPYNALDVSITGIVGRDDPITSCGAEVGDKVIFAIDLDGKKHPKFPLNWDTTTFKTPELVQAQIKVMNDIAKKHLVTAGRDISNPGAIGTLGMLLEASGAGARVELESIPRNETVPWDEWLKLYPGSGFVLTAREENVDEAIEMLEAVNITSNVAGEIIEDKKLHLTYDDQEEMVFDFTKDRIMGIKEKRS
- the mmp3 gene encoding methyl-coenzyme M reductase-associated protein Mmp3; translated protein: MLVKVNGEDLELPEGSTVKDAIDSSGAPYIEGCVLGVIKGKEEIERHVNKYSIKTSRGSIIIELLPEGSKSLVNSWKKYYKEFGNLRIRWTTSNEVSLGPVKTDLKPSREEYRYNRWDVILSLSGFTADSTHIIFSKTKHDAVYGAPEENKGVFARVVGGKKTIMELTDDDRVMEVKPVLERESTVKSATITDLNTPLSDGNEVFTYVLIKPTEKSPESVEHLFAVLEKEKLTVDYESDSFVGFYGLQGLERNPEYVDQRRRGTVTLRNRGAGVGRIYVYREDRVSTPAHTVVGKVQRGMQLIDMVNYGDYIALKTDVDRIMTLSMTQGDAEEFLASNGVEQVREGLTDDDALIVGQDPLFTMDIMGQKKVKTFAVPKENIIQMEFDEKAPRSSWYFKKITGLLDSPVGSLKVHFAFPGMKVMMFEGDSKQSKGLIPENVPRDCVKAGQIGLTNMSRRHIGILGVRFEDNDEFGPTGEPFGGTNIVGNILKGMENLEKVKDGETVYVTTKKL
- a CDS encoding methanogenesis marker 6 protein; translated protein: MIILGPSASISQTELVGKLHMMELPLTIKSTCYGAIVNGEEKYVKQAVEKIRKLDYCNIFTKDRGFPPGDPRRCRAKRGAAREGYHQLEKEFELLDFVSEALKNPEKVCIEKPKKVPVELFKKVCRECEK
- a CDS encoding DUF2111 domain-containing protein — protein: MKITASSTAGEITPLALAIHEIASGLPVTMRTKNVPGVRIEDGEVIDDNYTGPILEKVLVDGKKSRETPKTGPYTGMPVLVVPLKEEGEVICVIGVVDITKGIYSDIMHITRRPGEIKPEMSKGEFY